The proteins below come from a single uncultured Carboxylicivirga sp. genomic window:
- a CDS encoding outer membrane lipoprotein-sorting protein produces MSTIKPLKTLLLTFILSVSASLQAQNAKEIVKKADDKMEGEESSISVMSMTIKRPTYERNLAFKNWTKGNKNALTLVTAPAQEKGQTFLKRDREMWNWNPRISRMIKLPPSMMSQGWMGSDYTNDDALKKSSIVDDYNHTLLGEEEIDDQLCYHIQLVPTEEAAVVWGKVIMWITKDEYLQMKVEYYDEDEFLVKTELAHNITTIGGRILPSQFEIIPADKPNQRTIINIESIEFNVPINDNFFSQQNMKRIR; encoded by the coding sequence ATGTCAACTATCAAACCACTAAAAACGCTACTACTAACCTTCATTTTATCAGTTTCTGCTTCATTACAGGCTCAGAACGCAAAAGAGATTGTAAAGAAGGCTGATGATAAGATGGAGGGTGAAGAATCCAGCATTTCAGTTATGTCGATGACCATTAAACGGCCAACCTACGAGCGAAACCTGGCATTTAAAAACTGGACTAAAGGCAATAAAAATGCCCTGACATTGGTAACTGCCCCTGCTCAGGAAAAAGGCCAAACTTTTTTAAAACGCGATCGTGAAATGTGGAACTGGAATCCGCGAATATCGCGAATGATAAAACTTCCACCATCCATGATGTCGCAAGGTTGGATGGGATCGGATTATACTAATGATGATGCCCTGAAAAAATCATCCATTGTTGACGATTATAATCACACTTTACTAGGTGAAGAAGAAATTGATGATCAGCTTTGTTATCATATCCAACTGGTTCCAACCGAAGAAGCTGCAGTGGTTTGGGGTAAAGTTATCATGTGGATTACCAAAGACGAGTATCTGCAGATGAAGGTGGAATATTACGATGAAGATGAGTTTTTGGTTAAGACAGAACTGGCCCATAACATTACAACTATTGGTGGACGAATTTTGCCATCTCAGTTTGAGATAATTCCTGCTGACAAACCCAACCAGCGTACTATTATCAACATTGAGAGTATTGAATTCAATGTTCCGATTAATGACAATTTCTTCTCGCAACAGAATATGAAACGTATTCGCTAA
- a CDS encoding FtsX-like permease family protein — MANSELKLAWRNIWRNKRRTLITVASIFFGVILSTLMTSMQDGTYSKMIDNVVSFYSGYIQIHHPDYWETKSIDDLFVPTDSLLEKVAKTKDVELIIPRMESFALMSYGNNTKGGMLIGIDPEKENELTRLAHWVSKGKYLNQHDDGILMAVNLAKALNVQLGDTLALISQGHHGYSAAGLFPVVGILEFPFPTMNNFGTYITLDKAREFFSAPGMVTSLVLTVDDYDDVYPVKHHLEANIGDNYSVMTWDEMDPVTKQMIEGDKGQGLIMKGILYILIGFGVFSTVIMMIAERRKELGVMIAVGMNKLKLAKVLVYETILIGIVGVAAGFAVSVPLVWALVKSPIPLSGEVAEVYEQFGMEPAIYFGNDPMVFEGQILIVFAITLLVSIYPLSKILRLQVSKALRS, encoded by the coding sequence ATGGCAAACAGCGAATTAAAACTGGCCTGGCGCAATATATGGCGCAACAAGCGAAGGACATTGATTACTGTAGCATCCATCTTTTTTGGTGTGATACTAAGTACACTAATGACTTCGATGCAAGATGGAACCTACTCTAAAATGATAGATAATGTAGTGAGCTTTTATTCGGGTTACATTCAAATCCATCACCCCGATTATTGGGAAACCAAATCGATTGATGACTTATTTGTACCCACCGATTCTTTATTAGAAAAAGTTGCCAAAACCAAAGATGTCGAATTGATTATTCCCCGCATGGAATCATTCGCTCTGATGTCGTATGGTAATAATACCAAAGGAGGCATGTTGATTGGTATTGATCCCGAAAAAGAAAATGAACTTACTCGTCTGGCTCATTGGGTAAGCAAAGGAAAATACCTCAATCAACACGACGATGGAATATTAATGGCAGTGAATTTGGCAAAAGCTCTGAATGTTCAATTGGGCGACACATTAGCTCTTATAAGCCAGGGGCATCACGGATACAGTGCTGCCGGTCTTTTCCCTGTGGTCGGTATACTTGAATTCCCCTTCCCTACAATGAATAATTTTGGAACATACATCACACTCGATAAAGCTCGTGAGTTCTTTTCAGCCCCCGGAATGGTAACCAGTTTAGTTTTAACGGTTGATGATTACGATGATGTTTATCCTGTGAAACATCATCTGGAAGCCAATATCGGTGATAATTATTCGGTGATGACCTGGGATGAAATGGATCCGGTAACCAAGCAAATGATTGAAGGGGATAAAGGACAAGGCCTCATTATGAAAGGGATTCTTTACATTTTAATTGGCTTTGGAGTTTTCTCAACAGTAATTATGATGATAGCCGAACGCAGGAAAGAACTTGGTGTAATGATTGCCGTTGGCATGAATAAGCTAAAGCTAGCCAAAGTGCTTGTTTACGAAACCATATTAATTGGCATCGTAGGAGTAGCTGCCGGATTTGCCGTTAGCGTTCCTCTGGTCTGGGCATTGGTAAAAAGCCCGATTCCACTCAGTGGCGAAGTTGCAGAAGTTTACGAACAGTTTGGAATGGAACCCGCTATTTATTTTGGAAACGATCCAATGGTTTTCGAAGGACAAATACTGATTGTTTTTGCCATCACCTTACTGGTTTCCATCTATCCCTTAAGCAAGATTTTACGATTACAGGTAAGCAAAGCACTTCGTTCATAA
- a CDS encoding TetR/AcrR family transcriptional regulator gives MSPRTDIQNEKIREERKQQIMNVALEVIAANGFANSSISRIASKAGISKGLLYNYFESKEDLVISIMLEGFKQFTSAFDTNHDGTLTEEEMHSFINQSFIMLKKKLPFWRMYFMVVLQPDVYAIITPHLEATLQPFYEIAIHYFSNQGYADPVTEVRFFAAIMDGVGLHFILDPENFPLEGVKQKIHQIFASKNKTT, from the coding sequence ATGTCACCTCGAACCGATATACAAAACGAAAAAATACGCGAAGAACGCAAGCAACAAATCATGAATGTGGCACTCGAAGTAATTGCTGCAAATGGTTTTGCCAACTCCTCTATTTCGCGAATCGCAAGCAAAGCAGGTATCTCAAAAGGACTTCTTTACAATTATTTCGAAAGTAAAGAAGATTTGGTCATTAGCATTATGCTTGAGGGCTTTAAGCAATTTACTTCAGCTTTTGATACTAATCATGATGGCACACTCACTGAAGAAGAAATGCATTCTTTTATCAACCAGTCATTCATTATGCTGAAAAAAAAACTGCCCTTTTGGCGTATGTATTTTATGGTCGTTCTTCAGCCCGATGTTTATGCAATAATAACACCTCATCTCGAAGCAACATTACAGCCCTTTTATGAGATAGCCATTCACTATTTCAGCAATCAGGGTTATGCCGATCCTGTTACAGAGGTACGCTTTTTTGCAGCTATAATGGATGGCGTAGGGCTACATTTTATTCTCGATCCTGAGAATTTTCCATTAGAAGGAGTGAAACAGAAAATACATCAAATATTCGCATCAAAAAATAAAACTACTTAA